In Seriola aureovittata isolate HTS-2021-v1 ecotype China chromosome 17, ASM2101889v1, whole genome shotgun sequence, a genomic segment contains:
- the socs1a gene encoding suppressor of cytokine signaling 1a, with protein sequence MVADSTVEGNDKNCLSSSSSSSSSSSSSSTSSSSSSSSSFSSSSSLSSSSSLSSSSSLHAELEQLQHRAAPEPIPRRVPVPSVYLTHFPTFSCKEDCRIITDTAAKLERSGFYWGPLGVEDAHRMLRDAPLGSFLIRDSRQKDIFFTLSYHAKSGPVSVRIDYKRQKFSLAGNERSFPTLFALLEHYINSPKKSLSIPYRKWEPTLQELCRKRIMELCGRGRVSELPVTHVAQDFLLEFPYKL encoded by the coding sequence ATGGTAGCCGACAGCACAGTGGAAGGCAATGACAAGAACTGCTTGTCAAGctcatcgtcgtcatcatcttcttcatcatcatcatcaacatcatcatcatcctcatcatcctcatcgttctcctcatcttcttccttgtcttcatcatcttccCTGTCCTCATCATCGTCACTCCACGCAGAGTTGGAGCAGCTTCAGCATCGGGCCGCTCCAGAGCCGATCCCGAGACGAGTGCCTGTCCCCTCTGTGTATCTGACCCACTTCCCCACCTTCTCCTGCAAGGAGGACTGCAGGATCATCACAGACACAGCAGCCAAGCTGGAGCGCAGTGGCTTCTACTGGGGACCACTGGGTGTGGAGGACGCTCACCGCATGCTGCGGGACGCTCCGCTGGGCAGCTTCCTCATCCGCGACAGCCGGCAGaaggacattttcttcacactGTCCTACCACGCCAAGAGCGGGCCGGTCAGCGTGCGCATCGACTACAAGCGGCAAAAGTTCTCATTGGCGGGCAACGAGCGCTCCTTCCCGACACTCTTCGCCCTGTTGGAGCATTACATCAACTCTCCCAAGAAGAGCCTGAGCATCCCGTACAGGAAATGGGAGCCAACGCTGCAGGAACTGTGCAGGAAGCGCATCATGGAGCTGTGTGGCAGAGGAAGGGTTTCAGAGCTGCCAGTTACCCATGTTGCCCAAGACTTCCTGTTGGAATTCCCTTACAAACTGTGA